ACTTGGCGGCAGGCTTCAGCGAGGCCGCGTCGGTCTTCTTGTGCTTCAGGGTGAACGGCAGGCCGATGCCCAGATTGTTCATCCACATATCAATGCCGCCAAGGCCGACGCCGATCAGCGTGCCGAAGCGGGACCACAGCGGCTTCACGTTGCGGACGCGCTTCAGGTCCTTCTTCACGTGGCTGCCTTCATAGGCCGTCTGATAGGCGGCCAGCTCGTCATTGGCCCGGCCGTCGCGCACCGCCTCGAAGGCGGCTTCTGCGGCCATCATGCCGGTGGCCATGGCGTTGTGGCTGCCCTTGATGCGCGGCACGTTGACGAAGCCTGCCGAACAGCCCACCAGCACGCCGCCCGGGAAAGTCAGCTTCGGCACCGACTGGTAGCCGCCCTCGGTGATGGCGCGGGCGCCATAGGAGAGGCGCTTGCCGCCCTCGAAGGTCGGGCGGATCGACGGGTGCGTCTTGAAGCGCTGGAACTCGTCGAACGGCGACAGGTACGGGTTGGAATAGTTGAGGTGCACCACGAAGCCGACGGCCACGAGGTTGTCGTCGAAGTGATAGAGGAACGACCCGCCGCCGGTGGACATGTCCAGCGGCCAGCCGAAGGAGTGCTGCACCAGCCCCTTCTTGTGCTTGGCCGGGTCGATTTCCCACACTTCCTTGATGCCGATGCCGAATTTCTGCGGCTCGCTGTCGGCATCGAGCTTGAAGTTGTTGATCAGGTGCTTGGAAAGGGAGCCGCGCACGCCTTCAGCAAAGAAGGTGTATTTGCCGTGCAGCTCCATGCCCGGCATGTAGCCGTCCTTGGGCTCGCCATTCTTGCCGATGCCCATGTCGCCGGTGGCGACACCCTTCACCGAGCCGTCGTCATTGTAGAGAACTTCGGCGGCGGCAAAGCCCGGATAGATTTCAACGCCGAGGGCCTCGGCCTTTTCGGCCAGCCACTTGGCGACGTTGCCGAGGCTCGCGATGTAGTTGCCGTGATTGTTCATCAGCGGCGGCATCATGATGTTCGGCAGGCGGATGGAGCCGGACGGCCCCAGCACCATGAAGTGGTCGGCCTTCACCTCGGTCTTGACCGGGCAGGTCTCGTCCTCGCGCCAGTCCGGCAGCAGGGCGTCGAGACCGATGGGGTCGATCACCGCGCCCGACAGGATGTGCGCGCCGACTTCGGCGCCCTTTTCGAGCACGCAGACGCTGAGCTCGAAATCCTGCTCGGCGGCGAGCTGCTTGAGGCGGATAGCGGCGGACAGGCCCGCCGGGCCCGCGCCCACGATCACCACGTCATATTCCATGGCCTCGCGCTGCTCGGGGTGGGCGATGAACCCCTGCGTCGCGTTGACCTGGCTGGCCTGCTTGAGGACGTCAGTCACGGTGAACCTCCTAAAATTCGACTGTCCGCACGCGGCCGGGGGAGAGGGCCGCAGCGGATCGGTGCTGCCGGGCGCATGGCATCTGGTCTTCAAACTTCGCGGAATTCCGCCATACCCGGCATGACGGACCGCGTTTATGGGGCCAAGCCCGGCCAAGGGTCAAGCCACGGCGTGGGTCCCAGCCCCGTTTGGCCCATTGCGCACATAATGCGCCCCGATGACGATGCGCGTCACCTCTGTGTGACATCACCGCGGCGGGACCTGATGACGCGGTCATCCTGCAGGATGATGTGACGCGCGGCCTCTTGCGGTGTAAATCTAGCGCCCATGACCGATCTTTCCACTCACGGACCCGGCGGCGAGGCCGCCCCAGACGCTGCCGGCACGGACCCTGCCCTCGAGCATGCGGCGCTTGCGGACCTGCTGCGCTGGTTTTCCGAAGCCGGGGCCGACGAGGCGCTGGGCGATGAGCCCATAGACCGGCTGGCCCATGTGCCGGAGCCGGAGCCTGCGCCGTCCTTCCAGCCCCAGGCTGCTTCCGGCGGCAAGCCTCCCCTGCCGCAGGCCTCGCCCCCGGCGGCGTTCGGAGCGCCTGCGGGCGAGGTGGCGGACGACAAGGCGATCATCAGCGAGGCCAGAAGCCTTGCGGCCGCTGCGTCATCGCTTGAGGAATTGAAAGCGGCGCTGGACGGCTTCACCGGCTGCCCGCTCAAGGCGACCGCCAAGAATCTCGTCTTCGCCGATGGCAACAGCCAGGCGAAGATCATGCTGGTGGGGGAAGCGCCGGGCCGGGACGAGGATATTCGCGGCCTGCCCTTTGTCGGCCGGTCCGGCCAGCTGCTGGACCGCATGCTGGCGACAATCGGCCTCAGCCGCGAGACCGTCTATATCGCCAATGTGCTGCCCTGGCGGCCGCCCGGCAACCGCACACCGACCCCCGCCGAGGTGGCCATGTGCCTGCCCTTCATCCTGCGCCATATCGAGCTTGTGGCACCGGAGATCATCGTCTGCGTCGGCGGTGTGTCGGCGAAGGAGCTGTTCGGTATCACGACAGGCATCACCCGCCTTCGCGGCCAGTGGCGGGATTTTGATTCCGCAACGCTGGGTAGCGCAGGCAGCCACAAGGCTCCTGCCCTGGCAATGCTCCACCCGGCCTATCTGCTGCGCCAGCCGGCCCAGAAACGCCTGGCCTGGCGTGATCTGCTGAGCCTGAAGGCGCGGATTGCGGAGCTTGGGCTCGCCGTTTGACCTCATACCATCTGGCGCAACCGCCATCCCCTCAAGCCCGTCTTAACCTCGGGCTGGCATGGGACTCGCATCGGCCATTGGCAGAAGCTAGATTTGTATCTGACCGAAACAGGCAACGTGCCGGGGGGCCACATGCCAGATCGCGATATCACTGCAGACCATCACGGCAGGATGACATTCGGCCGCCGGACGGCGCTGACGTCACTTATCCTTGCGCCGTCGCGGGACACCCGCATGGCATCCTTCGTTGCCCGTGCCCGGACCATGGCACGGGCCACGGATCTTGAAGCGCGCCGGCAGCGTGAGGCCGCGCGCCTGCGCATGGCTGTCACCACAGCCCTTGTCGCGCTGGCGCTGCTGATCTCCGCTTTCACCAATATCGCCCGCGCCGATACAGTCGCACCCGTTCTCTCCGACGCCGACCGCACTGCCTATGCGCGCATCTTCCGCGCCCAGGAGGCCGGGGACTGGAAGACAGCAGACAGGCTGATCGACGGGCTCGAAGATGACGTGCTGATGGGCCATGTCCTGTTCCAGCGCTACATGCACCCCACCGCCTACCGCTCGCGCTACGCTGAACTGAAGACATGGCTGGCGCGCTACGCGGATCATCCGGGGGCGGATAAAATCCACAAGCTGGCGCTCAAGCGCCGCGGCGGAAGTGCCGCGCCCATGCGTCCGGTGCGCCGCGCCTACCGGCCCACCGCATATCACTCCGTCTATGCGGTTGCCGGGTCCAGCGCCGAAGGGCGCACCTCCTATGGCCGCACCATCGCCCGCAAGGTGCGCTCACTGATCTCGCGCGAGCGGCCGACCCAGGCGCTCGGCCTTCTGGAATCAGCCAAGGTGCGCAACCGCCTGGGGGCTGATGAGCGCGCCGCGCTGATGGCGCGCATCGCGTGGTCCTATTACGTGGAAGGCAAGATCACCAAGGCCTTCGCCATCGCGTCCGGCGTGGCTGAGAGCCACCGGCGGGATGCGCCGCTGGCTGACTGGTATGCGGGCCTTGCCGCCTGGCGGCTGGGCGACGTGGCCGCAGCCAACACCCATTTCGATGCTCTGGCGGGCAATGTGGGTGTGTCCGACTGGACGCGGGGTGCCGGTGCCTTCTGGGCGGCCCGTACCGCGCTCAAGCTGCGCGACCCGGCGGGCGCTGTCGCCCATCTTGAAACCGCTGCCGCCACCGGCATGACCTTTTACGGCCTGCTGGCCCAACGCCAGCTTGGCCGCACCCTGCAGGTTGAATGGTCGGACCCGGTGACCGATGTCGCCAGCCATTCGGCCCTGCTGCAGATCGACCAGGTGCGCCGGGGCGCAGCCCTTGCCGAACTTGGCATGCGTGACCTGGCGGAAGCAGAGCTGCGCCGGGCGCATGGGCGGCTTGACCCGTCGCTTGACCGCGCGCTGGCAGCCCTTGCCCGTGACCTTGACCTGCCCGCCACCCAGCTGGCCGTGGCGCTTGCCAGCCCGCAGCCCATCGGCGCGGCGCTGTTCCCGGTGCCGGACATCAAGCCCGAGGGCGGCTTTCAGGTGGATCGCGCCCTGCTGCTGGCCGTGGCCCGGCAGGAAAGCAAGTTCATCTCCGGCGCCACCAGCCGGGCGGGCGCTGCCGGGCTCATGCAGATCATGCCTGGCACCGCCTATCACATCACCCGCGACGCCAGTTACCGGCGCAACCGGGACCGCCTGCAGGATCCGGCCCACAATCTTGCCCTGGGGCAGACCTATCTGCAGGAGTTGATGAATTACGGAGAGCCCTACGGCAATCTGTTCCACATGGCGGTCGCCTACAATGCGGGCCCGGGCAATCTCAACCGCTGGCTCAAGCAGATCGGCCCCGCTGCCCAAGACCCGCTCACCTTCATCGAGAGCATCCCGGCCGCTGAGACCCGCGGCTATGTGGAGCGGATCATGACCAATCTCTGGCTCTACCGCCTCCGCCTCGGCCAGCCCTCCCCCTCCCTCGACCAGGCCGCCTCCGGCGACTGGCCCGTCTACGCCCCGGTAGAACGCGCCGGCGTCACCCTGCAAAACGCCTCCCGGCTCTAAGCAGCCGTCAGGCGCGCAGGCCAGCCGCAAGAGATCCTCCGGTCAAGCCGGAGGATGAGCGGCGTATTTGCGGCAAAGCCTTCAAGCAAAATCACCTCGCCCCCTTGGGGGAGAGGTCGGTGCGCAGCACCGGGTGAGGGGGATGGAAGGCAGCTGCCGGAAAAACCTCACATAAACGCCGCAGCGCCCCCTCACCCTCCCACGCGCTGACCGCGCGCGGGCCCCTCCCTCTCCCCCAAGGGGGCGAGGGAAAACAACCATCCACCGCCCTCCCCCGGCTTCACCGGTATATCCATGCCGCACGCTCTGATGGGCCCTCCGGTCAAGCCGGAGGGCGAGCGGATTTCTTGGCGGCCCCGCGCTCAACCGCTGAACGTGTCAAAGACCCCACCCCGTCGCAGAATGTGTGGACCCACCCCCAACCGCTTTCCCTCCGGCTTGACCGGAGGGCCTATCGGAGGCGGCGGATGCCCTCAGCCTTCCGCCACACGGCATGATCCGCGCCGCTGTCCACGTCGGACAGCTGCTCCAGCAGCGCCACGCGCGCGTCACCGAAATTGGCGAGGGTCTCGTCGCGCTCCCGGCCGCTGGACCAGGTGACGCCCTCAAACGGCCGCAACACACGCGGCAGGCGTTTCTGGCCGATGAGCCAGTATCCTCCGTCTACGGACGGCCCCATCACCGCATGATGACTGCCCAGCGCCTTGAACGCCGCGGTGATGTGGCGGCGGGAGATATCGGGAATGTCACTGCCGATGATGACCACCGGACCTGCTGGCGCCTGATCGAACACGCGCTGCATCCTGTCGCCGAGGTCCCCCTCCCCTTGCGGCACTACGGCATGGGCATCCTGCAGCCAGGGTGCGTCCGGCACGGCTTCCGTATCCGGGCTGGCGGCAATGATCGTGCGCCAACGCGGGTCCGCGCCGAGACGCCGGATGAGCCGCGCCAGCGCCACGCGGTAAAAGCGCGTCGCTTCCACATAGCCCACGTCGCGGGCCAGGCGCGTCTTCACGCGGCCAAGCACCGGCGTCTTGGCCATGATCACGAGGCTGTGCTGCATGAATGGGTCTGCCCTAGCGGCGGGAATAGATACGCGCGATGCGGTCCGGATTGACGCCGAGATAATAGAGCATCAGGCACATCGCATTGCGTGACGATCGCGCGAGGTAGCCGTCATTGAGGTAGCGCTCGGGGCTGGTGACGGCGGGCGTGCGCAGGAAGACGAGCCGCCTGCGGCCGATGCGGCGCACAAGGTCCACGTCTTCCATGATCTGGAACGGGCGGTAGCCGCCGAGTTCGTCATAGAGCTTGCGCGACACAAGCAGGCCCTGGTCGCCATAGGGCAGGCCGAACAGCCAGCAGCGCCAGGCCACCACGCGCTCCAGCATGCGGGCCCAGAAGGAAAAATCATCGAGCGCGAATTTGAACACGGCGGCGAAGCTCGTGCCCTTCTCACCGCGCTTTTCCAGCCGCTCCAGCAGGGTCTCCACTTCCTCGTCCCAGCCGGGCTGGAGCACCGTGTCGGCGTGCAGGAACAACAGCCATTCGCCGCGGGCCGCCTGGGCGCCGGCCGCAAGCTGCGTGCCGCGGCCTTTGGGCGCCTTCACGATCTTGGCGCCCGCCGTCTCCGCGATCCCCAGCGTGCCGTCGTCGGAGCCGCCATCGGCGATCACCACGTCCTTCACCAGCCCGCGCACGGTCGGGCGGATCAGGGCCGCCAGGGTGCGGGTCAGGCTCTTTTCGGCATTGAGAGTTGGAATCACGACGCTCAGCATGCGGCGCACTCTAGCGCCAAAATGCTGCGCCCGCGAAAGTCTGCGGATGTTAACCTAAATGTTCTTGTCTTGTTCTTATTGATATGATTTTATTCCTCACATGATGAGGACGGCGCACATGAACAGGATCGGCAACACGGTGCGGGCGGATGACACCCCCCAAGCCGCCGAGCCGGCGCGCGCCGCGACCATGCCGGTGTTCCCGCTGACTGCCCCCCAATCCGGTCAGCCGGGGACGCCTGCCTCCTTGCCCGCAGATGACAGGGGCCAACGCCCACCCCCACGCCCTGTCACCCGCCCTGTATTCGGGCCGGGCAGCAGCCTCCCCCCCAATGCCCTGAGGAAGCTGCAGGAGGCCGAGAAAGGTCGCGGCGCGCGTTCCAACCGGTCCGGGCGCTTCGAGCACCGGGCCGCGGAGGCGTTTGACGATGGATGGGACATTGAAGAGGACGACCGTCCGCTTCGCACCCATGTCAGCGACGAAGCGGCCCGGACCATCATCACCCGCAACCAGTCGCCGGACATTTCCTTCGACCGCTCCATCAATCCCTATCGGGGCTGCGAGCATGGCTGCGTCTATTGTTTCGCGCGGCCAACCCATTCCTATATGGGCCTGTCCGCCGGGCTAGACTTTGAGAGCAAGCTGTTTGCCAAGCCGAACGCTGCAAAGCTCCTGCGGCGGGAACTGGCGAAGCCCGGCTATGAGCCGCGGGTGATCGCCATCGGCACCAACACCGATCCCTACCAGCCCATCGAGCGGGAGCGGCGGATCACGCGCCAGGTGCTGGAGGTGCTGGCCGAGCACAAGCACCCGGTCGGCATCGTCACCAAGTCGGCGCTGGTCACCCGCGATATCGACATTCTGAGCGAGATGGCGCGGGAGGGCCTCGTCAAGGTGGCGATTTCCGTCACCACCCTGGACGGCAAGCTGGCGCGGGCCATGGAACCGCGTGCCTCGACGCCCGGGCGGCGGCTGGACGCGATCCGGCAGCTGTCGGAGGCGGGCATTCCGGCGGGACTCATGGTGGCCCCGGTGATCCCGGCGCTGAACGACCACGAGATCGAGGCCATCCTCAAGGCCGGTGCCCGCATGGGCGCGCGGGAAGCGGGCTATGTGCTCTTACGCCTGCCGCTGGAGATCAAGGACCTGTTCGCCGAATGGCTGGAGGATGTGACCCCCAACCGCGCGGCGCGGGTGATGAAGATCATCCGCGATATGCGCGGCGGCAAGGATTACGACGCCGAGTGGGGCAAGCGGATGACCGGTGCCGGGCCCTATGCGTGGACCATTTCGCGGCGCTTTGCGCTCGCCATGGAACGCTGCGGCCTGTCGCGCCAGCGCCTGCCCCTGCGGACCGATCTTTTCGAAGTGCCCGGCGGGGCACCGAAGCAGCTGGCGCTGCTGTGACACATATTCTCTGACATTACCTCCCAGTTCTTTTTTTACGGCGCATCCCGCGTCATGCTTCTTCTCACCCAACTGCATTGTCCTTTGCATTGTCCTTCACAGCGGGGCCGTTATGCTCCCGCGCCATGACCCGGATGTCCCATGCGCATGGTCCTGATTTCTCCCTCGAACTGGCGGCAGACCGCGCGCCCGTCTGCGGGGTGGACGAGGCGGGCCGGGGCCCCTGGGCCGGGCCGGTCGTGGCGGCCGCCGTCATCCTCGACCCGGACGCCATCCCCGAGGGCATCAACGACTCCAAGAAGCTCACCGAAGCGCGCCGTGATGCGCTGGCTTGCGACATACGCGCGTCAGCTCTCGTGGGGGTGGGCGCGGCGTCTGCGGACGAAATCGATCAGCTGAACATCCGCCAGGCGACCTTCCTCGCCATGCGCCGGGCGGTTGCCGCCCTGCCGCAACCACCGGCCCATGCGCTGGTGGACGGGCGGGACGCGCCGGACATCGGCTGCGCCTGCGAGGCCGTCATCAAGGGCGACGGGCGGTCCCTGTCGATCGCGGCCGCCTCCATCATCGCCAAGACGGTGCGCGACAGAATGATGGTGGAGCTCGACACCACCCTGCCCGGCTATGGGTTTGCCCGCCACAAGGGCTATGGCACCCGGGCGCACCGCGAGGCGCTTGCGCAGCTCGGCGTTACGCCTCATCACCGCCGCAGCTACGCGCCAATCCGCGCAATTCTTCAGGATGCGGACAGCCCTTCTTAATCCTTCACACGCGCCCACACGGGGCGGTGACAGGCTCTCACGGCGAGTTGACGCCGCGTGGCGTTGATCGCCCGCGCGGCGGCGTCCATATGGCGCGCGCTGCCGGCACAGGCCGACGGCCAACCATCGTGGAATGCCCGCCCGTTGGACTGGGAGGCGTCGCGCCACGCAACCTGGATAAGGATCTTTTCCATGAGCGCATCTGATGAACTGAAGAAGCTGGCCCCCCTCGGCGAGACCAAGCCCGACGTGATGAAGGCCTTTGTTGCTTTCGACACCGCCGTGATGGCTGACGGCGCCCTGCCGAAGAAGACCAAGGAACTGATCGCGGTCGCCGTGGCGCTGACGACCCAGTGCCAGTACTGCCTGGCGATCCACACCGACATGGCCAAGAAGGCCGGCGCCACCACCGAAGAACTGGCTGAAGCCTCCTTCGTGGCCGCCGCCCTGCGTGCCGGTGCCGCAATTACCCACAGCGCCAACCACGTGGTGGACGGCAAGTAAGGGACCGGCCTCAAAGCCTTTGTCCCAAAGGAGCGGCCGCGTCTTGCCTTCGGGCGTATCCAGGCGCGGCCGCTGACTTATCCACTGGCTGTGGATATTTACTGTTGACAAAATCGAATCGATTAGATTCCCGTTAACCTTGGTTAACACATTGAATCTTATAAAAGATTCTTGACGGTGATTCGTGTCTGACTCAAAATCCGCCCCAACAACAGGTTCCTTGGG
The sequence above is drawn from the Pyruvatibacter mobilis genome and encodes:
- a CDS encoding electron transfer flavoprotein-ubiquinone oxidoreductase translates to MEYDVVIVGAGPAGLSAAIRLKQLAAEQDFELSVCVLEKGAEVGAHILSGAVIDPIGLDALLPDWREDETCPVKTEVKADHFMVLGPSGSIRLPNIMMPPLMNNHGNYIASLGNVAKWLAEKAEALGVEIYPGFAAAEVLYNDDGSVKGVATGDMGIGKNGEPKDGYMPGMELHGKYTFFAEGVRGSLSKHLINNFKLDADSEPQKFGIGIKEVWEIDPAKHKKGLVQHSFGWPLDMSTGGGSFLYHFDDNLVAVGFVVHLNYSNPYLSPFDEFQRFKTHPSIRPTFEGGKRLSYGARAITEGGYQSVPKLTFPGGVLVGCSAGFVNVPRIKGSHNAMATGMMAAEAAFEAVRDGRANDELAAYQTAYEGSHVKKDLKRVRNVKPLWSRFGTLIGVGLGGIDMWMNNLGIGLPFTLKHKKTDAASLKPAAKCKPIDYPKPDGVISFDKLSSVFLSSTNHEEDQPAHLTLKDPSIPIDKNLPTWAEPAQRFCPAGVYEVVTNDDGTNPRFQINAQNCVHCKTCDIKDPSQNINWVVPEGGGGPIYVNM
- a CDS encoding PA0069 family radical SAM protein — protein: MPVFPLTAPQSGQPGTPASLPADDRGQRPPPRPVTRPVFGPGSSLPPNALRKLQEAEKGRGARSNRSGRFEHRAAEAFDDGWDIEEDDRPLRTHVSDEAARTIITRNQSPDISFDRSINPYRGCEHGCVYCFARPTHSYMGLSAGLDFESKLFAKPNAAKLLRRELAKPGYEPRVIAIGTNTDPYQPIERERRITRQVLEVLAEHKHPVGIVTKSALVTRDIDILSEMAREGLVKVAISVTTLDGKLARAMEPRASTPGRRLDAIRQLSEAGIPAGLMVAPVIPALNDHEIEAILKAGARMGAREAGYVLLRLPLEIKDLFAEWLEDVTPNRAARVMKIIRDMRGGKDYDAEWGKRMTGAGPYAWTISRRFALAMERCGLSRQRLPLRTDLFEVPGGAPKQLALL
- a CDS encoding uracil-DNA glycosylase — encoded protein: MTDLSTHGPGGEAAPDAAGTDPALEHAALADLLRWFSEAGADEALGDEPIDRLAHVPEPEPAPSFQPQAASGGKPPLPQASPPAAFGAPAGEVADDKAIISEARSLAAAASSLEELKAALDGFTGCPLKATAKNLVFADGNSQAKIMLVGEAPGRDEDIRGLPFVGRSGQLLDRMLATIGLSRETVYIANVLPWRPPGNRTPTPAEVAMCLPFILRHIELVAPEIIVCVGGVSAKELFGITTGITRLRGQWRDFDSATLGSAGSHKAPALAMLHPAYLLRQPAQKRLAWRDLLSLKARIAELGLAV
- a CDS encoding TIGR04283 family arsenosugar biosynthesis glycosyltransferase, which translates into the protein MLSVVIPTLNAEKSLTRTLAALIRPTVRGLVKDVVIADGGSDDGTLGIAETAGAKIVKAPKGRGTQLAAGAQAARGEWLLFLHADTVLQPGWDEEVETLLERLEKRGEKGTSFAAVFKFALDDFSFWARMLERVVAWRCWLFGLPYGDQGLLVSRKLYDELGGYRPFQIMEDVDLVRRIGRRRLVFLRTPAVTSPERYLNDGYLARSSRNAMCLMLYYLGVNPDRIARIYSRR
- a CDS encoding ribonuclease HII, giving the protein MTRMSHAHGPDFSLELAADRAPVCGVDEAGRGPWAGPVVAAAVILDPDAIPEGINDSKKLTEARRDALACDIRASALVGVGAASADEIDQLNIRQATFLAMRRAVAALPQPPAHALVDGRDAPDIGCACEAVIKGDGRSLSIAAASIIAKTVRDRMMVELDTTLPGYGFARHKGYGTRAHREALAQLGVTPHHRRSYAPIRAILQDADSPS
- a CDS encoding carboxymuconolactone decarboxylase family protein, with the protein product MSASDELKKLAPLGETKPDVMKAFVAFDTAVMADGALPKKTKELIAVAVALTTQCQYCLAIHTDMAKKAGATTEELAEASFVAAALRAGAAITHSANHVVDGK
- a CDS encoding lytic transglycosylase domain-containing protein → MASFVARARTMARATDLEARRQREAARLRMAVTTALVALALLISAFTNIARADTVAPVLSDADRTAYARIFRAQEAGDWKTADRLIDGLEDDVLMGHVLFQRYMHPTAYRSRYAELKTWLARYADHPGADKIHKLALKRRGGSAAPMRPVRRAYRPTAYHSVYAVAGSSAEGRTSYGRTIARKVRSLISRERPTQALGLLESAKVRNRLGADERAALMARIAWSYYVEGKITKAFAIASGVAESHRRDAPLADWYAGLAAWRLGDVAAANTHFDALAGNVGVSDWTRGAGAFWAARTALKLRDPAGAVAHLETAAATGMTFYGLLAQRQLGRTLQVEWSDPVTDVASHSALLQIDQVRRGAALAELGMRDLAEAELRRAHGRLDPSLDRALAALARDLDLPATQLAVALASPQPIGAALFPVPDIKPEGGFQVDRALLLAVARQESKFISGATSRAGAAGLMQIMPGTAYHITRDASYRRNRDRLQDPAHNLALGQTYLQELMNYGEPYGNLFHMAVAYNAGPGNLNRWLKQIGPAAQDPLTFIESIPAAETRGYVERIMTNLWLYRLRLGQPSPSLDQAASGDWPVYAPVERAGVTLQNASRL
- a CDS encoding TIGR04282 family arsenosugar biosynthesis glycosyltransferase, translated to MQHSLVIMAKTPVLGRVKTRLARDVGYVEATRFYRVALARLIRRLGADPRWRTIIAASPDTEAVPDAPWLQDAHAVVPQGEGDLGDRMQRVFDQAPAGPVVIIGSDIPDISRRHITAAFKALGSHHAVMGPSVDGGYWLIGQKRLPRVLRPFEGVTWSSGRERDETLANFGDARVALLEQLSDVDSGADHAVWRKAEGIRRLR